The genomic region GCTGTTATCAGGAATAATTAGATACCTACTGACAACTGTTCTGTAGAGATCACTGTTTTTTCAAACAGGCAATTTGAGCTAGTTTACGTTGCTCTCTTACTCTtatttagatatgagcgccgataggcatttagccggcggcggcgcgccggtcaaaattggtcggcggcggcggcgaatcggcggcgtggccttgaaacaccttcgatatATGAAAAAAAGaatccaaaccaaaattttactgaaaaaacatgtttttgctgtaagaaagttataaaataaatgcaattttattttaaatgataatttattgaataatggtacgaaaaaagatTTATATCGTAagctgtggataagcggtatcgcgcggcatcagaggcggtcttaatcttggcgaggttctggccggaagatcttagcgaggcccttatcttttgtgctaagtaaaaaattgcggattgaatGTACCagagaaacgtcttgtcgacagtgcacggaaaatcgagctccgtcattaaccgaTTTATGTCgaaaagtgaggcccaaggccgagctccatgtaacaccgaagacttgatttcgacgcctcccaatgcgaggccagaggatgagctgcaggtaagcatacgtacagctaagaatcgaacgccaagtgtacgcttggctgacggccgaacgcctggagcactgattgcggcgcgcttctatgcgaggccgagctacaagagagcagagcgaggtcaaaggccgataaagaccgaagccatagtgttaaagatctggagctttcctgcgggcgcaatcgtgcgacgccaaaggccgagctgcaatggagctaagatcagacaaggaccaatgctcaagcgttttaaaagaggccgaaagttgagctccaaacagggccaaaaacttgcaggttcagatagctgCTTACTTCCATgcaagcgatgcaaggccaaaaattgagctgcgagagagcaaagcttgaaatttgaacagtggccaagtttaaatgaaacccgattccgacgcccttccgtgcgaagccaacggccggacatttggacgtggaaaccattgatatctcaaaattaacccctttttataccttttaaagacgtttaatcaTGCTTGCAATACCTAGTTAAATTCGCGGTATATGTCGGATAGTTAATAGCTGGCAaatttagttatgcattgggtcgataatccaaagatgtgggttcgagtgtCACGTTAaatagccagagttgatcacagttaattttttcattgtgattgacatatttctagtgtatatacaatctataaattttaatctagaacgttccacaataaaaatcgaaggaaatcagtatgtttattacgagcatattgatgtttaaattgatattaaataatttcgtttccccaagactagtagcgcggttactagacagataaatttgcatttaccttcgatatttataaattatatgggcctaaaataccttttgaatgcctataaactattcgaagtggcacCGTTAAAGATCTAACCTcgattgaatatatattatctgattctgaaacctctgaaagtagtagtaactaccaaggtcacgccgatgtcacgccgatagcgcagcgtcggcggcggcggcgcgaaaatttagtcggcggcggcggcgcgccggcgcggcgctcatatctactctTATTCTACTCATTCATACTTTAATcaccttttttttttacccACATTTACATTCTAAGCACgccgcagccatgcggtagaatgagatagcaatatcacttgctccttctaacgcataaatgcgtcccttggagtggccggcgctggcccatcgtgtagtgGAGCCATAAGGAATATGTTGCTTTCTATTAGTTAGTACTCGTTGTTTGGTTAGCTTTAAAAAGCGTATTACACTACCCAACACACACACATTGGCACATTTACGCTAACTTAGGGTGGTACAATTGGTACTAATAAAGATTAGGAAGTACTGAAAAGTTAGGGAGAGGCAGGCTTCTCTGGTAAATCGCTTCCGAACTTCCAACCGAGAGATTGCCTAGAAAAATCCGCTTTTACCTGTGTTGTGTGGCTGCGACAGTGACTTACTACTTTGCTACCTCATTTTATTCAGgcgtattataatttataagttaCTTAAACTACCATTTTAGTAGGTATCTGCGATATAAAACCAGGCCTTATGCATATTGGCCTGTTATGGGTTGAATTTAGGCATCAAAGATATAATAGGatctaatataggtacatatgtagttATGTACATATAAGTCATATAACGTCTTTGAAACAATAGAGTCCAATAAAACATGTCGTCAGCGGCCTAATATTTTAATCTCCACGTATTTTTGATCATATCTGCCGCCTTTTCACCAATCATGATGGCGGGAGCGTTTGTGTGGGCCGCTATAGTCCTCGGGATAACGCTGCTGTCCACCACACGCAACCTGTCCACACCGTACACTTTCAGCTCTGGGTCCACCACTGCCTCAAGATCCGAAGATGGCCCCATCCGACACGTAGAAATCTGATGGTGAAGAGTAGCAGTCACCGTCCTCACCGCACACTCCCAGTAACTATCACTGTTAAATTCATGCTGTCTACAATTCGGAAATTTCTTACTGTGCAACGTTGCACCATATTTCTGGAAAAACGGCGTATCGACCATCTTCTGAATGTATCTTATCGCTGCCACCATCGTATCTACGTCTTGCTGATGCGTCAAGTAATTGCCATACAGTTTCGCATCGTCAAAGGGATTCCTTGACCCCAATAGCATATTGCCTTTAGATTTAGGATGCAGAAGCATCAATAGCACAGTGAAGCTCTCGACGTCTTCAATTTGTTTGTAAACTGAATTATACAGCCAGTCTGCTAAGCGGATACCTTTAGCCACCACGTTGCCCTCATCAGACGCTAAAGAGGCACAGGAACCGATCAGTTCAATATCTGGAATGTCAGCGGGCTCGTCAGAAACATTGGTTCTAATATATCCAAGGGTTTCCACTCCAGCTAAGGAGGAAAAAGGACCATCGCCGTATTGCATATATTGAAACGTATTTTCAAGTGTAGCAATTTTTCTTTCTACTAAAGTCAGTCTAGTTGAATTCAGCTTAAAAGCTAGCGCTGGGAAGGAAATGTGATCGTATAAAGTCTGTCCTACTGGAAGATTTTGTATGACGGGTATTCCTACTGATTCCAGATTCTGCCTGGGTCCGATGCCGGAAATCATTAGTAGATGTGGTGACTCGATCGGTCCGGCTGATAAGATGACTTCCTTTTTAGCGCGTATTTCATACATTTGGCCATTGCGAATGAACTGAACGCCGATTGCAGTTTTTGTTGTGGGATCTATTAATACTTTGGTGGCTCGACTGCTAGTTAGGATGTGcaggttttttctttttttgtggtCGTGCAGGAAGGCCTTGGCGCTGCTGTGCCGGCGTCCACGGGATATCGTTGCCTGGATATAGCTGAACCCGAATCCGTCAGGACTGTTGTAATCGGTTCGTCGATTGCCCAACAGTTTGGCAGCATCCAAAAATGCTTTAGACAATTTTGACCTGTAAAATAGACGTAGGATTATTCAGAAGTAAGTTAAATTATCGTGCCCATTACTAAAGTTTTTGGGAACAACAATACCTAcacccaaataaaacgcctgttTTACACACGTCGTGTGATACCTTGAAGTTTGATAGTCGGTACAATGTCAAAAGTTATCGATGCagtatatttacaaaatatacaatatcttatatcacaaattaaaatgttttcatagaaagtaatttaatttgttcttagaGTACATATCTTTGTCCTTGATCTTAGGACTGGGATATAGAATTATAGATTCGCAGATTTTATTTGTTACGGAAGTGAATGCACCTTACTTGATTATCTGTCCCTTAATACCCTTAACTTGTAAACTGTAATTGGAATTGAAAATGGCGTTTTAGTCGCGACTAAATCGCCAAGAACTGCATTGTCTGATTTGTCTGTTATAGACTTATCGTTTATGGAAGCTGACAAAGTAAACCTAAGTACGATAACAGCGGCGATAACTTTTACGATTTGAAACAGATCAGTTTACCGTTTAGATTTATTACCGTATACTTAAACAGTATTTAGGTACACGTACCTAAATGGTATGTCCTCTACCGATAACTCGCCATTCTTCCCATGCCAGGGCGAATCCTTCAGCCCCTTTAGGTTGGCCCTTTCTGACTTCATGTAGTACGGCAAAACGTCGTCATATGACCTGAAAATTGTACACAtcataaaacatgttttatattatatgttttaCAAGTTATCGTTAGCCGGTACTAAATTTGGCCTGTTAAatgataaatatctgggtgaccgagcttcgctcggaaaacatataaaaactcgaaaatgcgcgttttcccagagataagacctaagctagatcgatttttcgcccccaaaaacccccgtatagcaaatttcatcgaaatcgttagagccgttttcgagatccccgaaatatatatatatatataaataaataaataaataaataaacaagaattgctcgtttaaaggtattagattagatgaaGCTGTATCATCATAATAATAAATCTTATCGCACAGCGTTAATTTCTTtcatattttatacatttagttAAATTTGGTTAAAGGAAGAGGGAATTTGAACATTCATTTGTTTACTTATTAATGCATCTTTTTCTTCCTACAGAAATGCTTATctcttataaataattataaggtCTTTGCCAAAACAAAGGCTACAAACATATTGAACGATAGTAACGTAATGACCTAGGTTCATAGAATACCATCACCGATACTGGATAACGATGTGTAGAAAAGTTAGTCGAAAACAATGCACGTATGTATTTCACAAGTCCACATGTTTCTTAGATGCGTCATCTATCAAATACTGATACCTTATCTACATCAAGCagcaaattaaacataaaactCATCATATTGCTGTAAATAAACATGAGATATGAGATACGATTAATATGAATAGCGTAGGCGCCACCGCCAACTCGAGCCATcagatacgaggggcgttcaaaatattctcggtattgatatcttacgacctcttctaaaatttctttcgttactggccgctaaggtttattcattgacattaaaaaaaagtataattcgaaccgagatggtcttttgtttttctgcaattgctgaacaaacatgaacatcatgtgcgaattgacaatgttaactaaattagaacatcgatgcgtgataaaattcttgacaaaacagggtaaaaatcaaaaaaccataaaagaggaaatggattgtgtttaccgtgagtctgctccttctttatctaccattcaaaagtggtcaagcgagtttaaacgcggaagggagagtattgaagatgaccctagacctggccggcctgtagtagctacttcacaagaaaatattgataaagtggaaaaacttatattggaagatggtcgagtgaaggtaaaatctatagcacaagtaaccaatctctctattggtaccgtacatgatattatacatgaccatcttaatatgtcaaaagtaagtgcaagatgggttccgcgaatgctgactcggcttcaaaaagacatgcgtgtagcttgttgttccgattttattgacctgtgtggtgaaaatcctgatgaggtgctgcaaagaatagttactggagatgaaacctgggttcatcattatgacccagagagtaaacaagagtccatgcagtggcacattaagggttcagctcatcccaagaagttcaaggtcatcccttcagctggcaaggtcatggccacgatattttgggattgtgaaggagtattactaatcgattataaagaaaaaggtgtaaatatcacaggacagtactacgctaacattctacgtcaattaaaggatgtaattaaagaaaagaggcgaggaaagttaaccaaaggtattctgcttctgcatgacaacgcccccgtccatactgctcatattgccaaggcagctattgttgaatgtgggtttaaaactgttactcacccaccgtatagtccggacttagccctcagcgacttctttttgctccccaatcttaaaaaggatctgcgtggaaataaattttctgacgatgaagcattgaaggcggcagtggaggagcatttttacacgaaagataaaaaatatttttacgagggattaaaaaaaataattgatcgatcttttaagtgtatgaacatagggggggagtatattgaaaaataaaaatatcaaacttttcgtacttgtttgttttcattctcttaccgagaatattttgaatacccctcgtatatcggagcggccagagtgctcaaaaatatctgaatatgCACTTTAACGCACAATAGAGGCTTTGTTTATTAGGCATCATCGATCGAGTTCACTGGCCATTGGTGAGCCTTATTGCTGTGAGATAAGGTTTACCAATGGTTAGTTAATGTGATGCTGTTCTAGCGGATCAAAAAATGGGGTTTAGATTAGTAAAGGCTCCACTAATTGCACTATTCATAgcattttaacaagcttttattaggtcgacctgtatgtaactatgtaatggaatctaagctaactaatttaaccatcttccaaggatcgtagcgacatgaaaattggcagctgtatgtagttctgatgacaatacaataatatggtcttgtcgaactgatctgatgatggagacaggaggtggccataggaactctgtgttgaaacaacgcaacctaattgtgttagggcttttagaattgtctcgatgagtattagttgtctgtcgtaagaaaagtacagtcagggataacttttattaggtcgacctgtatgtaactatgtaatggaatctaaggtaactaatttaaccatcttccaaggatcgtagcgtcatgaaaattggcagctgtatgtagttctgatgacaatacaataatatggtactgtcgaactgatctgatgatggagacaggaggtggccataggaactctgtgatgaaacaacgcaacctaattctGTTAGgggttttagaattgtctcgatgagtattagttgtctgtcgtaagaaaagtacagtcagcgataactTTTATTacgtcgacctgtatgtaactaaataaaAACCAACCTACCAACCTTTGCTCGCAGAGGCAGTGGGACGAGCCGCTCTGTCAACTAGTACGGAATAATCTTGTTGATACGTCAACTGGCTTGGCGGAGCGTGCTCGTCTTCTTGCTGCTGCGGAATGGGAGTCTGGTCAGTGGTTACTAGCCTTACCTTCTCCGTCGATAGGTACACTCCTTGATAACGTCACTTTTCGTCTGGTTGCTAGTTTGCGAGTAGGGGCAGTGACTAATGTCCCGCATCGCTGCCAATGTGGCTCCATGGTTGACAGCTTGGGTCATCATGGCCTCTCTTGTAGCAGGAGTGCTGGTCGGATTCCTCGTCACGCTAGCTTGAACGATGTCATCCGAAGGGCTCTTGTCAGCGTAAAGGTACCTGCTATTCTGGAGCCTGTTGGTTTAACGAGGGATGACGGCAAGAGACCCGACGGTATGACGCTGGTGCCCTGGAGTATGGGGAGGCCTCTGGTTTGGGATGCAACGTGTGTAGACACTTTTGCCGTGTCCCACTTACCGGGCACTAGCTCTGGTGCTGGTCATGCGGCCACGACGGCCGAGGATAACAAACGGCGCAAGTACAGCACTCTCGGCAGTGGCTACATATTTGAGCCTTTTGGGGTCGAAACGTTAGGGTCGTGGGGGCCCAGCGCCCGGCGCTTATTTAAGGATTTGGCGTCGCGTTTGGTCGATGCCTCGGGTGACCAGAGGGcaggccagtattttgcccagagAATTAGTATAGCTATTCAACGgggaaatgcggccagcctGCTGGGTACACTGCCTGCTGGCGGTGAGTTGgagggtgtattttatttgtaggtttttttttttttcttttttttttttttgttattaatgtgtatttttagagtgagttgacgaagcctgttgcggattttatcgctgtagttttttgtgacgatgcctgtagctgattgtaagtttgtgtttacctgacgaagcctgcgttgcggatataaaagtatggtctctgaataaactataatattttaaataaaaatgtaactaagtaaaaattggcagctgtatgtagttctgatgacaatacaatatggtactttcgaactgatctgatgatggagacaggaggtggccataggaactctgtgatgaaacaacgcaacctaattgtgttaggggtttttagaattatctcgatgagtattagttgtctgtcgtaagaaaagtacagtcagcgataaaaacttgtaccaaaaatgaaatttttgccaaaaacttatttacatctcgtTAAAATTTTACATTGATTCTTAATcggatccagggcgtccaggaCTCCAGGTACATTGTTTACAACGCCAGTGTAGGTTTAGGTGTTTAGGTAATATTAGGTACGAACTCATCCCGATTCCCGACACAACAGATGTCGTTGAGATTGTAACACTTGACTAAAATAAAATGCTATCAGCAATGAATTAAAAGCGTTTGTGCTTGAGAAAGGAACTAGAAATAGAAAGCCATATGGATTACTTGAACTAAAGTCGTGTAGGATATCGGATGAACTTACCTACTTGACTgactttgaaataaataaataaattattgagttCCATGTcagatagttttttttctattccctCTAGTCTAGAGTTACGATCGAGTACTAGTTAATAGATTGTAaatgtctaaaaataaatatgctaTAAAAACAATAGTAGAGGGCGATTCTTAGCATTGCGCGATTGTTTTATAGACGACGCTGGTACCGCCTACTGCTTTTCTTTACTATTAGCTATCGTTCTAAATTATCGTCAATTGTATACAAAAGCAACACCGGAAGAATGGCCCAATGTtaaccttaaggggcccacagattaccagttcgccggacgaaaTCACCCTGTCacttgttcggaactgtcaccttttgcgctTAACTGACAGCCTGATATCGTCTGGTGAGCTGGTAATCTGTAGGTAGGTCCCTTTACCAGCCATAGTTGCCATCGGCCGCGATTCTGTCCCAATCGACCTTGAGTCCTCTGGTGTAGATCATGTAGTTGACGACGCTGGTACCGCCAACGGCTTTTCCTCGCGGCCAGAAGCATCTGCCTCCGACGAATCCTGGAATCGAGAGAGTGAATagttaagtaaatattatattttttatattatgttattcCAATATTTCCAATTCTAACCACTACTCGAGGGACGACGAGACGAACACTGAGCGAACCAGAATTCTAAAGATTAATAGTTGTAACACGTtgtatgacggcaccgctatcctagggaAATTGAGCTTTGATTATGTAGGATTACGCTGATTCGTCTCGGCGCACGGCTCGCCTATGTCACAGTACAGCCTATGTGCTCCGAGGTCGATTATTATGTTGGCGGAGACGTAATGTCAAAGTTATCTGACATTGCCATTGGCCTTCAATAAATTGCCTATGTGAAGTCTAGTCTAGAGCTTGATTTAAATTATCATATAAAACCTGCCTCAATCCTATTAAGTGTTCTTAGCAGATATCACACCGCACTATaatgtttgtattgtaatttaaactaatttagaatgggcacctttgcgtcagggacagcccgggacggttagtaagtatttattttttatatttttagtttgtatttaagaAAACTAAATGGCATGCTTAATTTTCAATTtagaattatatttaataaagtttatattAGTTAACTAACTCTCCGGAAGATGTCTCTGTCTGTAGAATAGAACGCGCTATCGTTTGTTCTTCGTGGTTTACCTAGGTTTGTTTTAAATGTTTCAATGCCTTTGAAGACAAGACAACCAAAGTGTGTCTGGGCTCCATAACctattgtatgtatttttgGATTCGTTCTTATTAATTCCAGTAGGAACGAATATTGGGTAAGGAAATTATAAGCAGAATATTTAGATAATAGTACCTGTACGCTGTCGGGCCGCCGATGGTGAATGAAAAACACGTAAAACTTGGCTGTACAGTATATAATACAATCTATATACACAATGACACGGAAaaacacaatatacatacaaataacgAGCTATTTACACATAAAATTACAACAGATGTGCAAAAGAAACATTTGTCGCTCATTGACAGAGAAAAaactatacatataaacaaaagACGCGCGCTGGCCGTGGCATCCGTATCAGTCAGGCTGCCAGCACGCGCGCAGCACAAAGGTTGGTAGGTTCCGTCGCCTACAGTACCTACTACGTACAGAATTCTTGCTTTTGACAGCCAAAGACCAAGAATCACGTCGTTGTGTTCTCTTTCTCACACACTAGACTTGACCATATATTATATACGCCTATGAATAATTATTGCTCTGAGCAGTCGTGAGCCGAGCCCGCGCCCATACAATTGAGTAGAATACTACCGCTATAAGCCACCATAACGTATGCCGTGGAAAAAAATGAACTAGGGATAACATATTCATAATCGTAATCGTAATGTTTACAAACGACAACTGTCAGATAACTATATGTGTCCATAGACGGCGCCATCGTCATACAGCGAGTCTGTAGAAACGAAAACAGCATATCGCTCTGCTGCAGGAGGCAAGTCGGTCATCCATCAGACAATCATTGCATATATTAGGCATAAGATCAGTCACTACCTACCCATACAAACTCCAGGCTGGTGTTCCATCAGATACGGCCACACGTTGTCGGTCTACTGGAACAGCGGCGCCAGTACAGGCGTGTCCGTCATTAGGCTCTCGCCTCTCCCGGCTTTTATAAGTAACACGCCATAAATTAGCTACAAGATCagtcagtacctacttacttacccatACAAACTCCAGGCTGGTGTTCCATCAGATATGGCCACACATAGTCGGTCTGCTGGAACAGCGGCGCCAGTACAGGCGTGTCCGTCATCAGGCTCTCGCCTCTCCCGGCTTCTATAAGCAGCACGGATGCTCGCCGCCCCTCGCTCAGCCGAGACGCCAGCACGCTGCCTGCGGAACCTGCGCCTATGATGATGAAGTCGTACTCTGCTAG from Cydia amplana chromosome 19, ilCydAmpl1.1, whole genome shotgun sequence harbors:
- the LOC134657323 gene encoding glucose dehydrogenase [FAD, quinone]-like is translated as MAALNLKHIILLYALFITSTNSDDIEETLFNEDYAVPKPCDEPYCYTREKRVADYPERIRSRVVEAMLNTSMFPLNPAEPDIFGILRDQYELPKGFKGPLAEYDFIIIGAGSAGSVLASRLSEGRRASVLLIEAGRGESLMTDTPVLAPLFQQTDYVWPYLMEHQPGVCMGFVGGRCFWPRGKAVGGTSVVNYMIYTRGLKVDWDRIAADGNYGWSYDDVLPYYMKSERANLKGLKDSPWHGKNGELSVEDIPFRSKLSKAFLDAAKLLGNRRTDYNSPDGFGFSYIQATISRGRRHSSAKAFLHDHKKRKNLHILTSSRATKVLIDPTTKTAIGVQFIRNGQMYEIRAKKEVILSAGPIESPHLLMISGIGPRQNLESVGIPVIQNLPVGQTLYDHISFPALAFKLNSTRLTLVERKIATLENTFQYMQYGDGPFSSLAGVETLGYIRTNVSDEPADIPDIELIGSCASLASDEGNVVAKGIRLADWLYNSVYKQIEDVESFTVLLMLLHPKSKGNMLLGSRNPFDDAKLYGNYLTHQQDVDTMVAAIRYIQKMVDTPFFQKYGATLHSKKFPNCRQHEFNSDSYWECAVRTVTATLHHQISTCRMGPSSDLEAVVDPELKVYGVDRLRVVDSSVIPRTIAAHTNAPAIMIGEKAADMIKNTWRLKY